Proteins encoded within one genomic window of Hevea brasiliensis isolate MT/VB/25A 57/8 chromosome 8, ASM3005281v1, whole genome shotgun sequence:
- the LOC110642192 gene encoding probable glycosyltransferase At5g03795, whose product MPRHNNRQRHQQQQQQQQQQQQQPQQQQQDHRRSNPRQCPPTNNPCYYFATIVLLIYFFLFIIMATNLFFVSSLFMEGNSTENRFPFSEVLHSPNVFFPNYATMKRDFKVFVYPDEVSSMYFGGLKDLIRGKYPSEGYFFHNLRKSIFWTDDPEKAHLFFIPISCQIMAQKGFSHQDMDRTIKKYIKNLISEYPYWNRTLGADHFLVACHDIGLNASSQIPQLEKNSIRVMCSSNYRSRYIPHKDVALPQVVQPFALPAGEFGTKNRTKLGLYVGSPDTKVGPAFVEAWKNDPEFEIWSTQLDGPRATLLYVKKFYKAKFCICNQGSGMNSACVAESINSGCVPVIMPEYYDFPLIDIINWRKFSIIVKEEDVYNLKEILKAISDEKYLELQKNTVKVQRLFEWNSSPMEYDAFHMVMYELWLRRHAMP is encoded by the exons ATGCCTAGGCATAATAACCGCCAACGCcaccagcagcagcagcagcagcaacagcagcagcagcagcagccgcAACAGCAACAGCAGGACCACCGACGTTCTAATCCACGTCAATGTCCACCGACAAATAATCCCTGCTATTATTTCGCGACAATAGTTCTACTGATTTACTTTTTCCTTTTTATCATAATGGCCACGaatcttttctttgtttcttctcTG TTTATGGAGGGCAATTCAACTGAAAATCGTTTCCCATTCTCTGAAGTCCTTCACTCACCCAATGTCTTTTTCCCAAACTATGCTACGATGAAGAGGGATTTCAAGGTCTTCGTGTACCCAGATGAAGTATCGAGCATGTATTTTGGTGGACTTAAGGATTTGATCAGGGGCAAATACCCAAGCGAGGGATACTTCTTTCATAATCTAAGAAAGAGCATTTTTTGGACTGATGATCCTGAGAAGGCTCATCTGTTCTTCATTCCCATTTCTTGTCAAATAATGGCACAAAAG ggATTTTCACATCAGGACATGGACAGGACTATCAAGAAGTATATCAAGAACCTAATTTCTGAGTACCCTTATTGGAATAGAACTCTTGGTGCTGATCACTTTCTTGTTGCTTGTCATGACATTGGACTGAATGCTTCTTCTCAAATTCCTCAACTTGAGAAAAACTCAATTCGAGTTATGTGTTCTTCAAATTATAGGAGTAGATATATTCCACACAAAGATGTTGCCCTCCCACAGGTAGTGCAGCCATTTGCTCTTCCAGCTGGTGAATTTGGCACAAAGAATAG GACTAAACTCGGTTTATATGTTGGTTCGCCTGACACAAAAGTAGGACCTGCTTTCGTAGAGGCTTGGAAGAATGATCCTGAATTTGAGATTTGGAGCACCCAGCTAGATGGGCCTAGAGCCACACTCTTATATGTTAAGAAATTCTACAAAGCCAAGTTTTGCATCTGTAATCAAGGTTCTGGTATGAATAGTGCTTGTGTAGCAGAGTCTATCAACTCTGGTTGTGTTCCTG TCATCATGCCCGAGTACTATGACTTTCCACTTATTGACATTATCAACTGGAGGAAATTCTCTATAATAGTCAAGGAGGAGGACGTTTATAATCTGAAGGAAATTCTTAAAGCCATATCTGATGAAAAATACCTGGAATTGCAGAAGAACACAGTCAAG GTACAAAGGCTCTTTGAGTGGAATTCATCTCCAATGGAATATGATGCGTTTCACATGGTTATGTATGAGCTATGGTTGCGCCGCCATGCCATGCCATAG
- the LOC110642178 gene encoding probable glycosyltransferase At5g03795: MPWLSNPQRRHQHQKQQQQRQQQQQQQEDYRRSNPPKCPPSNIPFHYFVAIILLIFSVQFFIHKTAKNPFFVYPQGNSTDYTSPFAEVLHSPIVFDQNYARMERDFKVFEYPEAEPSMYFFALEDLRGQYASEGHFFHNLRASIFLTDDPDKAHLFFIPISCQIMAEEGYSHQDMDRTIKNYIKNLISEYPYWNRTLGADHFLVACHDIGLNASSQIPQLEKNSIRVVCSSNYRSRYIPHKDVALPQIVQPFALPAGEFGTENRTKLGLYVGSSDTKVGRDFIEARKNDPEFDIWHTQLDNDPEFGIWKTQLDNDPGFENRSTQLDEPRATLFYVKKFYKAKFCICHQSSGTNSACVAESIHSGCVPVIMSEYYDFPFNDIINWKKFSIIVKEEDVYHLKEILKAISDEKYLELQKNTVKVQRLFEWNSSPMEYDTFHMVMYELWLRRHAIKY; the protein is encoded by the exons ATGCCTTGGCTTAGTAACCCCCAACGCCGCCACCAGCACcagaagcagcagcagcagcggcagcaacagcagcagcagcaggagGACTACCGACGTTCTAATCCACCTAAATGTCCACCTTCGAATATTCCCTTCCATTACTTCGTCGCAATAATTCTATTGATTTTCTCCGTCCAATTTTTTATACACAAAACGGCCAAGAATCCTTTCTTTGTCTATCCTCAG GGCAATTCAACAGACTATACTTCCCCGTTCGCTGAAGTACTTCACTCACCCATTGTCTTTGACCAAAATTATGCTAGGATGGAGAGGGATTTCAAGGTCTTCGAGTACCCAGAAGCAGAACCTAGCATGTATTTTTTTGCACTTGAGGATCTCAGGGGCCAATACGCAAGCGAGGGACACTTCTTTCATAATCTAAGAGCGAGCATTTTTTTGACTGATGATCCTGATAAGGCTCATTTGTTTTTCATTCCCATTTCTTGTCAAATAATGGCAGAAGAG ggATATTCACATCAGGACATGGACAGGACTATCAAGAATTATATCAAGAACCTAATTTCTGAGTACCCTTACTGGAATAGAACTCTTGGTGCTGATCACTTTCTTGTTGCTTGCCATGACATTGGACTGAATGCCTCTTCTCAAATTCCTCAACTTGAGAAAAACTCAATTCGAGTTGTGTGTTCTTCAAATTATAGGAGTAGATATATTCCACACAAGGATGTTGCCCTCCCACAGATAGTGCAGCCATTTGCTCTTCCAGCTGGTGAATTTGGCACAGAGAATAG GACTAAACTCGGTTTGTATGTTGGTTCGTCTGACACAAAAGTAGGACGTGATTTTATAGAGGCTCGGAAGAATGATCCTGAATTTGATATTTGGCACACCCAGCTGGATAATGATCCTGAATTTGGGATTTGGAAAACCCAGCTAGATAATGATCCTGGATTTGAGAATCGGAGCACCCAGTTAGATGAGCCTAGAGCCACACTCTTCTATGTCAAGAAATTCTACAAAGCCAAGTTTTGCATCTGTCATCAAAGTTCTGGTACGAATAGCGCTTGTGTAGCAGAGTCTATCCACTCCGGTTGTGTTCCTG TCATCATGTCTGAGTACTACGACTTTCCATTTAATGACATTATCAACTGGAAGAAATTCTCTATAATAGTCAAGGAGGAGGACGTTTATCATCTGAAGGAAATTCTTAAAGCCATATCCGATGAAAAATACCTGGAATTGCAGAAGAACACAGTCAAG GTACAAAGGCTCTTTGAGTGGAATTCATCTCCAATGGAATATGATACGTTTCACATGGTTATGTATGAGCTATGGTTGCGCCGCCATGCTATTAAGTACTGA